In the genome of Massilibacillus massiliensis, one region contains:
- a CDS encoding cell division protein ZapA — MNNKNKMTVEIFGETYALKGDMDVEYVKKLANMVDQQMRLIAKSNHRLPVAKIAVLAALNISNDYIKLEEDYKQMIDMFKDD; from the coding sequence ATGAATAATAAAAATAAAATGACCGTAGAGATTTTTGGAGAGACGTATGCGTTAAAAGGTGACATGGATGTTGAATATGTAAAAAAACTAGCAAATATGGTGGATCAACAAATGCGGCTAATAGCAAAATCTAATCATCGTTTGCCTGTTGCAAAAATTGCCGTGCTTGCAGCGCTTAACATTTCCAATGATTATATTAAGCTTGAAGAAGATTACAAACAAATGATTGATATGTTCAAAGATGATTAA
- a CDS encoding DUF3656 domain-containing U32 family peptidase — protein MIELLAPVGSKEALIAAVESGADAVYLAGKMFGARAYAANFTHDELKESIEFAHMRGVSVDVAVNTMVDNSEFEELAEYLRFLYEIGADAIIVQDLGVAKLAKEIVPQLPLHASTQMTVHNLEGVKMLGDMGFQRVVLSRELSMEEIQYVCKNTNIEIEVFIHGALCICYSGQCLMSGMIGGRSGNRGRCAQPCRLPYTLVDRENHDLLKDIDVGDYLLSPKDLNTIDFIPELIEAGVTSFKIEGRMKRPEYVAVVVDTYRRAIDSYLINKESMVTSDKDKKNLAQIFNRDFTTAYMKGKPGRFMMSDRRPNNRGVLVGRVVRYDAKSKQVTIKLVEDVSIDDIVEFWVKIGGRVNCTIKEMSVNQSKVEHAKANQEVTFEIPAPVRDNDRVFKVFDANLMERARKFFTNGAPIRRIPVDIKIFARIGQPLRIEMRDADGFYSQAQTDFIAEKALKRPLTIESIKKQIERLGTTVFEIREFDCDIKDEVMVPVSEMNEARRIAVDLLEKARLAKYQRSVISKDAKFLRNKLKVNRKKHVKKPNLVVNIDQIDKLEAAVDHGADIIMFGGESFQHENITAEHYKTAYEIVKQKGKKIIFNTPRLLKKWQMESFKKLLMGFKEFDLYAVSVANIATIEIVKEILQVPIHADSYLNIYNNFTMEFLSELGVKSVTLSPELNFGQIEKLIRNENLETECIVQGQLALMVSEYCTMGSYLGNLDKGKCSQPCKKNKYWLLDRKEEKFPLVTDQFCRMHLLNGKELSMLPHVARFEEIGIDRIRIEAKYYTKERIAKLTNLYRELIDLGENHPLLLNDKMDYIEGVDITRGHYFRGVL, from the coding sequence TTGATAGAATTATTAGCACCAGTAGGTAGTAAGGAAGCATTAATCGCTGCGGTTGAAAGCGGTGCGGATGCAGTTTATTTAGCAGGAAAAATGTTTGGTGCGCGCGCGTATGCAGCAAATTTTACACATGATGAATTAAAAGAATCGATTGAATTTGCGCATATGCGCGGTGTTAGCGTTGATGTAGCTGTTAATACAATGGTTGATAATAGTGAATTTGAAGAATTGGCAGAATACTTACGATTTTTATATGAAATAGGCGCGGATGCAATTATAGTACAAGATTTAGGTGTGGCAAAATTAGCAAAAGAAATTGTGCCGCAGTTGCCATTGCATGCAAGTACCCAAATGACAGTACATAATCTTGAAGGTGTAAAAATGTTAGGCGATATGGGTTTTCAACGGGTTGTGTTATCACGTGAGCTGTCTATGGAAGAAATTCAATATGTTTGTAAAAACACGAATATTGAAATTGAAGTCTTTATTCATGGAGCACTTTGCATTTGTTATTCGGGACAATGTTTAATGAGTGGTATGATTGGTGGGCGAAGTGGAAATCGTGGTCGCTGTGCGCAGCCTTGTCGGCTACCGTATACTTTAGTAGACAGAGAAAATCATGATTTATTAAAAGATATAGATGTTGGTGATTATTTATTAAGCCCTAAAGATTTAAACACAATTGATTTTATTCCTGAACTTATTGAAGCGGGTGTAACATCTTTTAAAATTGAGGGAAGAATGAAACGTCCAGAATATGTAGCTGTTGTTGTTGATACATATCGCCGGGCAATTGATTCTTATTTGATAAATAAAGAATCAATGGTTACTTCCGATAAAGATAAAAAAAATTTGGCACAAATTTTTAATCGAGATTTTACAACGGCATATATGAAAGGCAAACCGGGACGATTTATGATGAGCGATCGACGCCCCAATAATCGTGGTGTACTTGTTGGTCGTGTTGTCCGTTATGATGCAAAATCAAAACAGGTAACGATTAAGCTTGTCGAGGATGTATCTATTGATGATATTGTAGAATTTTGGGTGAAAATTGGTGGCCGTGTAAATTGTACAATAAAAGAGATGAGCGTGAATCAGTCTAAGGTAGAGCATGCAAAAGCAAATCAAGAAGTTACATTTGAGATTCCAGCTCCAGTACGCGATAATGATCGTGTGTTTAAAGTTTTTGATGCAAACCTAATGGAAAGAGCTAGAAAATTTTTTACCAATGGTGCACCGATAAGAAGAATTCCTGTTGATATAAAAATATTTGCAAGAATTGGTCAGCCTTTAAGGATTGAAATGAGAGATGCAGATGGGTTTTATAGTCAGGCGCAAACAGACTTTATTGCCGAAAAAGCTTTAAAACGTCCACTCACGATTGAAAGTATAAAAAAACAAATAGAAAGATTAGGTACAACTGTATTTGAGATTAGAGAATTCGATTGTGATATAAAAGATGAAGTTATGGTACCGGTCAGCGAAATGAATGAGGCGCGCCGCATTGCGGTGGATTTATTGGAGAAAGCTCGATTAGCAAAGTATCAACGATCTGTAATAAGTAAGGATGCGAAATTTTTACGAAATAAGTTAAAAGTTAATCGTAAAAAGCATGTGAAAAAACCAAATTTAGTTGTAAATATTGATCAAATAGATAAGCTTGAGGCTGCAGTTGATCATGGTGCTGATATCATTATGTTCGGGGGTGAAAGCTTTCAACATGAAAATATTACAGCTGAGCATTATAAGACGGCATATGAAATCGTAAAACAGAAAGGGAAAAAGATTATTTTTAATACGCCTCGCTTATTAAAGAAGTGGCAAATGGAGAGTTTTAAAAAACTGTTAATGGGATTCAAAGAGTTTGATTTATATGCAGTTTCTGTGGCGAATATTGCAACGATTGAGATTGTAAAGGAGATACTTCAAGTACCAATACATGCCGACTCATATTTGAATATATATAATAATTTTACAATGGAATTTTTATCTGAATTGGGTGTTAAAAGTGTCACGCTATCGCCAGAATTAAATTTTGGGCAGATTGAGAAACTCATCCGTAATGAAAATTTAGAAACAGAGTGTATTGTCCAGGGGCAACTCGCCTTAATGGTCTCAGAATATTGCACAATGGGGAGTTATTTAGGAAATTTAGATAAAGGAAAATGCAGTCAGCCATGTAAAAAAAATAAATATTGGTTACTTGACCGTAAAGAAGAAAAATTTCCGTTAGTCACAGACCAATTTTGTCGTATGCATTTGTTAAACGGAAAAGAGTTGAGCATGTTGCCGCATGTAGCACGTTTTGAAGAAATCGGTATTGATCGTATTCGAATAGAAGCAAAATATTACACGAAAGAACGTATTGCTAAATTAACTAATCTATATCGTGAGCTTATTGACTTGGGAGAAAATCATCCACTCCTTCTAAATGATAAAATGGATTATATCGAAGGAGTAGATATTACACGAGGACATTATTTTAGAGGTGTTTTATAA
- a CDS encoding DUF421 domain-containing protein: MDVFLNSLNVFALILFLCSVALMVIRFMGNRTVGQLSPFDFVIMVGMGDIIVTTAMDKNQSIFAGIGGLVALLFLQQLLSYLSLKSIFLRRMFEGVPVVLIRNGRIIQENFTKTRFNYDDLRQELHKLGMDMTQVKDIKLARLESCGVFTIIKNYDLEPLSKRDLILYLEEMRENPLSPIGQEWMKISQMAEEVHMIAEALKKDKQKGNS; encoded by the coding sequence ATGGACGTGTTTTTAAATTCTTTGAATGTTTTTGCTCTTATATTATTTTTGTGTTCTGTAGCTTTGATGGTGATTCGTTTTATGGGGAATAGAACAGTTGGTCAACTTTCTCCCTTTGACTTTGTCATTATGGTCGGAATGGGAGATATTATTGTTACAACTGCAATGGATAAGAATCAGAGTATTTTTGCAGGGATCGGCGGTTTGGTGGCATTGCTGTTTTTACAGCAACTACTTTCTTATTTATCATTAAAGAGCATATTTTTGCGTAGAATGTTTGAAGGTGTACCGGTTGTCCTAATCCGAAATGGTCGAATTATACAAGAAAATTTTACTAAGACACGATTTAATTATGATGATTTACGACAAGAGCTACATAAGCTAGGTATGGATATGACACAAGTAAAAGATATAAAGCTAGCTCGTTTGGAAAGTTGTGGTGTATTCACAATTATAAAAAATTATGATTTAGAGCCTCTATCGAAGCGGGATCTAATACTTTATTTGGAGGAAATGAGAGAGAATCCTCTTAGTCCGATAGGGCAAGAATGGATGAAAATATCTCAAATGGCAGAAGAAGTGCATATGATTGCGGAAGCATTAAAAAAAGATAAACAAAAGGGAAATAGCTAG
- the pheT gene encoding phenylalanine--tRNA ligase subunit beta, translating to MQVSIKWLKDYIDFDETPEQLAEMLTMAGVPVENVNDMGAGIENVITGKIVQIDKHPDADRLCICTLDVGAAETIIIVTGATNVRVGQTVPVAMIGAKLPNGMKISKGKLRGVVSHGMLCSASELQLDLSTLADEQKQGIYILPNDTPIGTDIKEVLGLNDTILEFELTANRADCFSIMGLVREIAVLTGNKPKKPIIHVREEAGEKASKLIALKIESPELCLRFASRVLKNVKVGPSPKWLQERIEGAGIRSINNVVDVTNFVMLEFGQPLHAYDYNTLSEHTLIVRKANPFEKITTLDEIKRELAPEMLVVADSVQPASVAGVMGGLVTEVTANTKIVVLEAAAFNGVSIRRTSRAFGLHSEASGRFERGIDIVNSIKALDRAAQLLEEMDVCTVCEGIVDIYPGFEISSTVKFTAQQINKRLGSNIDQATMADILKRLEFEVNKNKDEFIVTVPSWRNDVRCMEDISEEISRIYGFHNIAPTFPRGDMLQGGQSTRQSFIDDVKEILSAVGLNEIVSFSFTHAHTFDKMNVPEENSLRLAVPIMNPITDEFPLLRTTVVSSVLETVARNLSRKNEDIRIFEVGSVFMPKALPITELPTEKFMISGAISGKRNVISWNQDKASVDFYDAKGIIEVFLAKLGISKYSVEAGEHYAMHPGKTAVFKKGKEVIAYVGEVHPEVQENMDISKKAYLFEMDIDTLMKYATLTCRYQSLPKYPAISRDLAMLVSNDISANEIEKAIIKSAGSLLKNIHLFDMYTGEQVEDGKKSVAFSLQFQSTEKTLTDEEVDKNYNLILEYLEKALQAKLRS from the coding sequence ATGCAAGTATCTATAAAATGGTTGAAAGACTATATTGATTTTGATGAGACACCAGAACAATTGGCTGAGATGTTAACAATGGCTGGAGTTCCAGTTGAAAATGTCAATGATATGGGAGCGGGAATTGAAAATGTCATTACCGGTAAAATCGTCCAAATTGATAAACATCCAGATGCAGACCGATTATGTATTTGCACACTTGATGTAGGTGCCGCAGAGACCATCATCATTGTAACAGGTGCAACAAATGTAAGGGTTGGACAAACTGTTCCGGTGGCTATGATTGGTGCGAAACTACCGAATGGTATGAAAATTTCCAAGGGGAAACTTCGTGGAGTGGTTTCTCATGGCATGTTATGTTCGGCTTCGGAACTTCAATTGGATCTTTCAACATTAGCTGATGAACAAAAACAAGGAATTTATATTTTACCGAATGATACTCCGATTGGTACTGATATTAAGGAAGTATTGGGCTTAAATGATACAATTTTAGAATTTGAATTAACTGCGAATCGTGCTGATTGCTTTAGTATAATGGGATTGGTTCGTGAAATTGCTGTGCTCACTGGGAATAAACCTAAAAAACCAATTATTCATGTACGTGAGGAAGCTGGAGAGAAAGCAAGTAAATTGATTGCTTTAAAAATTGAATCGCCAGAACTTTGTTTGCGTTTTGCGAGTAGAGTTTTAAAAAATGTAAAAGTTGGTCCATCCCCTAAATGGTTGCAAGAACGAATTGAAGGTGCAGGTATTCGTTCCATTAATAATGTTGTCGATGTAACCAACTTTGTTATGTTGGAATTTGGACAGCCTCTACATGCTTATGACTATAATACATTGTCAGAGCATACGTTGATTGTTAGGAAAGCCAATCCTTTTGAGAAGATCACGACTTTAGATGAAATAAAACGTGAATTAGCACCAGAAATGTTAGTTGTTGCAGATAGTGTTCAGCCAGCTAGTGTTGCAGGTGTTATGGGCGGCTTGGTTACCGAAGTAACCGCAAACACTAAAATCGTTGTGCTTGAAGCTGCTGCTTTTAATGGTGTAAGCATTAGAAGAACTTCCCGTGCCTTTGGGCTTCATTCTGAAGCATCTGGACGTTTTGAGCGAGGAATAGATATTGTAAATTCTATTAAGGCCTTAGACAGGGCGGCGCAGTTATTAGAAGAGATGGATGTATGTACAGTGTGTGAAGGTATCGTCGACATTTATCCTGGTTTTGAAATTTCTAGCACAGTGAAATTTACAGCACAACAAATTAATAAAAGACTGGGAAGTAATATTGATCAGGCAACAATGGCTGATATATTGAAACGTTTAGAATTTGAAGTAAATAAAAATAAAGATGAATTTATTGTAACTGTACCATCGTGGCGTAATGATGTTCGTTGTATGGAAGATATTTCTGAAGAAATTTCTCGTATTTATGGATTCCATAATATTGCTCCTACTTTTCCTCGTGGCGATATGTTGCAGGGGGGGCAGAGTACAAGACAATCATTTATTGATGATGTGAAGGAAATTCTAAGTGCGGTTGGCTTAAATGAGATTGTTTCCTTTAGTTTTACGCATGCACATACCTTCGATAAAATGAATGTTCCTGAGGAAAACTCACTCCGTCTTGCAGTGCCAATTATGAATCCAATTACGGATGAATTTCCTTTGCTTAGGACGACTGTTGTTAGTAGTGTATTAGAAACAGTAGCAAGAAATTTATCAAGGAAAAATGAGGATATTCGTATTTTTGAAGTTGGTTCAGTATTTATGCCTAAAGCCTTACCAATTACGGAATTGCCAACAGAAAAATTTATGATCTCTGGTGCAATTTCTGGCAAGCGGAATGTGATTAGCTGGAACCAAGACAAAGCAAGTGTTGACTTTTATGATGCAAAGGGAATTATCGAAGTATTTTTGGCTAAGTTAGGCATAAGTAAATATAGCGTAGAAGCTGGGGAACATTATGCAATGCATCCAGGAAAAACAGCTGTGTTTAAAAAAGGCAAAGAAGTGATTGCCTATGTTGGCGAAGTTCATCCTGAAGTGCAGGAAAATATGGACATTTCCAAAAAAGCATACCTTTTTGAAATGGATATTGATACTTTAATGAAATATGCAACTTTAACATGTCGTTATCAATCTCTACCTAAATATCCGGCAATAAGCCGTGATTTAGCTATGTTGGTATCTAACGATATAAGTGCAAATGAGATCGAAAAAGCAATTATAAAAAGTGCAGGTTCATTATTAAAAAACATTCATTTATTTGATATGTATACCGGGGAACAAGTGGAAGATGGAAAGAAAAGTGTAGCATTTTCACTGCAATTCCAATCAACGGAAAAGACTTTAACAGATGAAGAAGTTGATAAGAATTATAATCTTATCTTGGAATATCTAGAAAAAGCGCTACAGGCTAAATTAAGAAGTTAA